The following are encoded in a window of Ignavibacteriales bacterium genomic DNA:
- a CDS encoding tetratricopeptide repeat protein has product MNKYLKIFFLFLFIIALPIFSQNKYKIFKSQAVLLMTAGRFSEAIDQLNKYIAANPREADGYHKRGLCYEQRPEYQYSVLDLRRAVRLDPKNSEIKKDLNRVIGIWHKQLYQKIDGHTRDIAIDPNYAFSYLEIGKSYRWLEEWRNAEIWYDEYLKRDDNASPDEIIRYTEILAKTGSIIKGERILKKYTIRYPDDWRIWSRYGYFILWLGKYKIAEDAFKTSLDFKPFFKEAEDGLDLAKREGYLTTQNVPRAFERIEYPIDKFYRLLEKDPENDPIRFDLINELIAKNRYEEAYQQLQYLQPKHTEEDQFKQLWKNVTEYRDSTFNKNVEQYTTALKENPSDKEAVMKLAESYANLFYYDSAIEVLGEYLQDIPEDQDLDARYKYAQYSAWNYEWEKAIVQIDKLLQLDPNNLDYQLLRGQIGVWTAQDLDLAEKYLLNVHDVRSREMSPLISLTSLYAWKKNFSEAKKYLDIARQISPNSPEVESAQSNYEIHLAAYEGQKVFEIRNKAERLSEAGKCEEALAKYDDYRSKRTALTRDEMFQYAAIASCAKEYSLAIEYYNKILNEQFDYTAALHRAKNYYLNQDTTKALEELENICKLILEDDEARIILADTYVVTNQLDKSEAIYRDLKSKMQNDAKQQEIIIPRMVYLGKYFVKEKRYEKAEEIFDEMDKEITNPDVRKNLNTNRLFLGDSYVIAGRYGDAKSVYKDLLNQVQDTSEVRIVKERINWLPQSGLSNGLSSIRDFIFLFLPTKIELSPFSTYYIDNQNFKLFNSGMKLDGNFIGFLSLGASWSMTILGNSTINSNFTQLKGIASIFLQKNLILSGSYGALNIFGEPNRRIGDISLRYEQENDFSFVLSFENNDARTILYSQNLINVRLNANYYRFSGLYTYNHIYRVSGFYNYFSLGDNNEGNDIQLKLGKKFFSNGFFGYEYYFSDFAFISPSYFSPQNFDSHSIWVELNWGFKNLKLKAGGKIGYVPKADYIINEVFGEAIYNPVLRLTITARIGIGNSFRYDSSYKNITASAFAFWGIF; this is encoded by the coding sequence ATGAATAAATATCTAAAAATATTTTTTTTATTTTTATTTATTATCGCACTTCCTATTTTTTCTCAAAACAAGTATAAAATTTTCAAAAGTCAAGCAGTTTTGCTGATGACAGCAGGAAGATTTAGCGAAGCGATTGATCAATTAAATAAATATATAGCAGCTAATCCACGTGAAGCCGATGGATATCATAAACGAGGATTATGTTACGAACAAAGACCAGAATATCAATACTCCGTTCTTGATTTACGCCGTGCAGTAAGATTAGATCCTAAAAATTCCGAAATCAAAAAAGACCTTAACCGTGTAATTGGAATTTGGCACAAACAACTTTATCAAAAGATAGATGGCCACACACGAGACATTGCAATAGATCCTAATTATGCATTCAGTTATTTAGAAATTGGAAAATCTTACCGTTGGTTGGAAGAGTGGAGGAATGCAGAAATTTGGTATGATGAATACTTAAAACGTGATGATAATGCTTCGCCAGATGAGATAATTCGCTATACAGAAATTTTAGCAAAGACCGGATCAATAATTAAGGGAGAAAGAATATTAAAAAAATATACAATACGGTATCCTGACGATTGGCGCATTTGGAGTAGGTATGGATATTTTATTTTATGGCTCGGCAAATATAAAATAGCAGAAGATGCTTTTAAGACTTCTCTTGATTTTAAACCATTTTTTAAGGAAGCAGAAGACGGATTAGATCTTGCTAAACGGGAAGGTTATTTAACAACACAAAATGTTCCAAGGGCTTTCGAACGAATAGAATATCCCATTGACAAATTTTATCGGTTGTTAGAAAAAGATCCAGAAAATGATCCTATTCGATTTGATTTGATTAATGAATTGATAGCAAAAAATCGCTATGAAGAAGCTTATCAACAGTTACAATATTTACAACCAAAACATACTGAAGAAGATCAGTTTAAGCAGCTTTGGAAAAATGTAACTGAATACAGAGATAGTACGTTTAATAAAAATGTTGAACAATATACAACTGCTTTGAAGGAAAATCCTTCAGATAAAGAAGCTGTTATGAAACTTGCAGAATCATACGCAAACTTGTTCTATTACGATAGTGCAATTGAGGTACTTGGAGAATATCTTCAAGATATTCCGGAAGATCAAGATCTTGATGCACGTTATAAATATGCTCAGTACTCCGCATGGAACTATGAATGGGAAAAAGCAATTGTACAAATAGATAAATTACTTCAGCTTGATCCAAATAATTTGGATTATCAACTTTTGCGGGGGCAAATTGGAGTATGGACTGCGCAGGATCTGGATCTTGCAGAAAAATATTTACTTAACGTACATGATGTAAGATCCAGAGAAATGAGTCCTCTAATTTCACTTACCTCACTTTATGCATGGAAGAAAAATTTTAGCGAAGCCAAAAAATATTTAGATATAGCACGTCAAATCTCACCCAATAGTCCTGAAGTTGAAAGCGCACAAAGTAATTATGAAATTCATTTAGCAGCATATGAGGGACAAAAAGTTTTTGAGATAAGAAATAAGGCCGAAAGATTGAGTGAAGCAGGCAAATGTGAAGAAGCTTTAGCAAAGTACGATGACTATCGTTCCAAACGAACCGCATTAACCCGTGATGAAATGTTTCAATATGCTGCTATTGCCTCTTGTGCTAAAGAATATTCTTTAGCGATTGAGTATTACAATAAAATATTAAACGAACAATTTGATTATACAGCAGCTCTTCATAGAGCTAAAAATTATTATCTTAATCAGGATACTACTAAAGCATTAGAAGAATTAGAAAATATTTGCAAATTAATCCTTGAAGATGACGAAGCAAGAATAATTTTAGCTGACACTTATGTTGTAACAAATCAACTCGATAAATCAGAAGCAATCTATCGGGATCTTAAATCAAAAATGCAAAATGATGCAAAGCAGCAGGAAATAATCATTCCCAGAATGGTTTACCTCGGTAAATATTTTGTTAAGGAAAAAAGATATGAGAAAGCCGAGGAAATTTTTGATGAGATGGATAAGGAAATAACAAATCCAGATGTAAGAAAAAATTTAAATACTAACCGATTATTCTTAGGTGATTCATATGTCATAGCAGGAAGATATGGTGATGCAAAAAGTGTTTACAAAGATTTATTAAATCAAGTACAAGACACATCGGAAGTTAGAATTGTTAAAGAGAGAATTAATTGGCTGCCGCAATCAGGATTAAGTAACGGCTTATCAAGTATAAGGGATTTCATTTTTCTATTTCTTCCGACAAAAATTGAATTATCACCTTTTTCAACTTATTACATTGATAATCAGAATTTTAAATTATTTAATTCTGGTATGAAGTTAGATGGTAATTTTATTGGATTCCTATCATTAGGTGCTTCATGGTCAATGACTATTTTAGGGAACTCGACAATTAATAGTAACTTTACTCAGCTTAAGGGAATTGCATCAATTTTTTTACAAAAAAATTTAATCTTATCCGGCAGTTACGGAGCGTTAAACATATTTGGAGAACCTAATAGACGAATTGGAGATATATCACTTCGGTATGAACAAGAGAATGACTTTTCGTTTGTACTTTCTTTTGAAAATAATGATGCCCGTACAATTCTTTATTCTCAAAATCTAATTAACGTTCGATTGAACGCAAATTATTATCGTTTTAGTGGATTATATACTTATAATCATATTTATCGTGTGTCGGGATTTTATAATTACTTCAGCTTAGGTGACAATAATGAAGGCAATGACATTCAGTTAAAATTAGGTAAGAAATTTTTTTCTAATGGATTTTTTGGTTATGAATATTATTTCTCAGATTTTGCTTTTATCTCGCCTTCATATTTTTCACCTCAAAATTTTGATTCGCATAGTATTTGGGTAGAACTGAATTGGGGATTTAAGAACCTTAAGTTGAAGGCAGGCGGTAAAATTGGATACGTTCCAAAGGCTGATTATATAATAAATGAAGTATTTGGAGAAGCAATATATAATCCCGTATTAAGATTAACCATAACTGCTCGAATAGGAATTGGAAACAGTTTTAGATATGACTCAAGCTACAAAAACATAACTGCATCAGCTTTTGCTTTTTGGGGTATTTTTTAA
- a CDS encoding dipeptide epimerase, whose translation MEISYSKYSLELRHQFTISYNSRKSTPIVLIKIEHDGIVGYGEASLPPYLQETQETVITFLKSIAKKNIGNISDYKNIINTIDGSAENNTAAKAAVDIALHDLFGQINQKPCYQLFDLTTNFLPMTSFTIGIDEPKILKQKIAEASKFKIFKIKLGTEDDKKIVRAVREETDKPLYADINQGWSDKYFALEMSEWLHQQNILLIEQPFNKNDFEKSAWLSERSPIPIIADESVQRYSDIEKIKNSFNGINIKLMKCTGINEAYKMIMKAQECDLKVMMGCMTETSCGISAAAQLSSLVDFADLDGNLLLTNDPFNAVTVDDGRLHLSGKNGLGIDLKEDLPFTEL comes from the coding sequence ATGGAAATATCTTATTCGAAATACTCATTAGAACTGAGGCATCAGTTTACAATTTCTTATAATTCTAGGAAGTCAACTCCAATTGTACTGATTAAAATTGAACATGATGGAATTGTTGGATATGGAGAAGCATCGCTTCCGCCTTATTTACAGGAGACACAAGAAACAGTAATTACTTTTTTGAAATCGATTGCAAAAAAAAATATCGGCAACATTTCCGATTATAAAAATATTATTAATACAATAGATGGAAGTGCTGAAAATAACACTGCCGCAAAAGCTGCTGTTGATATTGCTTTACACGATTTATTCGGGCAGATAAATCAAAAACCATGTTATCAATTATTTGATCTTACAACTAACTTTTTACCTATGACCTCTTTTACGATCGGAATAGATGAGCCGAAAATATTGAAACAGAAAATTGCCGAAGCAAGTAAGTTTAAGATTTTCAAAATAAAGCTTGGAACTGAAGATGATAAAAAAATTGTTCGAGCAGTAAGAGAAGAAACCGATAAACCACTTTATGCTGATATTAATCAGGGCTGGTCAGATAAATATTTTGCATTGGAAATGTCTGAGTGGTTGCATCAGCAAAATATTTTATTGATCGAACAGCCGTTCAATAAAAATGATTTCGAAAAATCAGCGTGGTTATCAGAAAGATCTCCAATTCCAATTATTGCAGATGAATCCGTGCAAAGATATTCCGATATTGAAAAAATTAAAAACTCGTTTAACGGAATCAACATCAAGCTAATGAAATGTACCGGAATTAATGAAGCATATAAAATGATTATGAAAGCTCAAGAATGTGATTTGAAGGTTATGATGGGATGTATGACTGAAACTTCATGTGGAATAAGTGCAGCAGCTCAGCTTTCATCGTTGGTTGATTTTGCCGATCTTGATGGAAATCTTCTGCTTACAAATGATCCTTTTAATGCGGTTACAGTAGATGATGGTAGATTACATCTATCTGGAAAAAATGGTCTTGGCATTGATTTAAAAGAGGACTTACCTTTTACCGAATTGTAG
- a CDS encoding sterol desaturase family protein has product MPKNYVSNRDETIRLFENDFLEALSRVHWTVPLWVFVPIISFLLFRGFYIYYLSISSSLLLVLAGLFVWTFTEYFLHRFVFHYMPKSEWGKRIHFLIHGIHHDYPKDSKRLVMPPSVSLPLAALFFIMFDTIMDNEYVLPFFAGFLVGYLFYDITHYSIHHFNMHNKFLLTIKNHHSKHHYRNPGLGYGVSQPTWDYVFGTTFPEKDSIVNEPVE; this is encoded by the coding sequence ATGCCGAAGAATTATGTCTCTAACAGAGATGAAACAATTAGATTGTTTGAGAATGATTTTTTGGAAGCGTTGTCAAGAGTTCATTGGACAGTACCATTATGGGTATTTGTACCAATTATTTCATTTTTATTATTCCGCGGTTTTTACATTTACTATTTATCAATATCCAGTTCATTGTTGTTAGTATTAGCTGGATTATTTGTTTGGACCTTCACTGAATATTTTCTACATAGATTTGTTTTCCATTATATGCCCAAGAGTGAATGGGGCAAAAGAATTCATTTTTTGATTCACGGCATACATCATGATTATCCAAAGGATTCAAAAAGATTAGTAATGCCGCCATCAGTTAGTCTTCCGCTAGCTGCATTATTTTTTATTATGTTTGACACTATCATGGATAATGAGTATGTACTTCCATTCTTTGCCGGATTTCTAGTTGGTTATTTGTTTTATGATATAACTCATTATTCTATTCATCATTTTAATATGCATAACAAATTTTTGTTGACGATAAAAAACCATCATTCAAAGCATCATTATCGAAATCCGGGTCTAGGATATGGCGTTAGTCAACCTACATGGGATTATGTTTTTGGAACAACCTTTCCGGAGAAAGACAGCATTGTGAATGAACCGGTTGAGTAA
- a CDS encoding glycoside hydrolase family 9 protein, whose protein sequence is MNLKAEPEIYIRFNQLGYLPNDVKTAVILSYNKLEGKSIFVYSNKGKEKVFTTKFGNNLGAYGNFPFTYTIDFSSVKSIGEYYFKYAQQNSYTFRISENIYNGLADSLLQFFRVQRCGYTDPLLHKVCHISDATSIIDGKKTITKTIDVTGGWHDAGDYVKFLNTTAVATYLLLFSYEFDPDKFGFDSNNNGTPDILEEAKVGLDWMLRSYYSKNKLVTQVQDLRDHEVGWRMPEKDTLGFDRPAFVGIGKNLIGIYAATMALASRIWNDKFHFPEFSKQCLTAAENIYSIRNQVQDVDSSGSGMYLDKNYEGKLALGAVELYMTTFKTNYLNDATLLADQAGSDFWWSWGNLNSLAHYRLAKFITRFTDFIVKNLEEFNKKKKQNLFEKGTDLAWGTNVTLLGITLQNILYKKLTNDSKYDSVASSQRDYILGKNPWGVSFVSGFGKNYTKNFHHQISFLKGKLPGGFSAGPAAKAFVDKAKISYNKPDKYLKFQTENDYYRDDRMDYITNEPTITGNATAIFVFGNLSFGKKK, encoded by the coding sequence TTGAACTTGAAGGCTGAGCCTGAAATATATATCAGATTCAATCAGTTGGGTTATCTTCCAAACGATGTAAAGACAGCTGTAATACTTTCTTACAATAAGCTGGAAGGAAAATCAATATTTGTTTATAGCAATAAAGGGAAAGAAAAAGTCTTTACAACAAAGTTTGGAAATAATCTTGGTGCATATGGTAATTTTCCTTTTACTTATACAATTGATTTCAGTTCGGTTAAATCTATAGGAGAATATTATTTTAAATATGCTCAGCAAAATTCTTATACATTCAGAATTAGTGAAAATATTTATAATGGATTAGCTGATTCTCTTCTTCAATTTTTCCGAGTTCAAAGATGCGGGTATACAGATCCGCTCTTACATAAAGTCTGTCATATCTCAGATGCGACAAGTATTATTGATGGGAAAAAAACAATTACAAAAACTATAGATGTAACCGGCGGTTGGCACGACGCAGGTGATTATGTAAAATTTCTTAATACTACTGCTGTTGCAACTTACTTGTTATTATTTTCTTATGAATTCGATCCTGATAAATTCGGATTTGATTCAAACAATAACGGAACACCTGATATTCTCGAAGAAGCAAAAGTTGGTCTGGATTGGATGCTTCGAAGTTACTACTCAAAAAATAAATTAGTTACACAAGTTCAGGATTTACGCGATCATGAAGTCGGTTGGCGTATGCCGGAAAAAGATACGCTTGGATTTGACCGTCCAGCTTTTGTTGGTATCGGAAAAAACCTGATTGGAATTTACGCTGCAACAATGGCGTTAGCTTCACGAATATGGAATGATAAATTTCACTTTCCGGAATTTTCAAAGCAATGTTTAACTGCTGCTGAAAATATTTACTCGATCAGAAATCAAGTTCAGGACGTAGATAGCAGCGGGAGCGGAATGTATCTTGACAAAAATTATGAAGGGAAACTTGCACTCGGTGCTGTTGAACTTTATATGACAACATTTAAAACAAATTATTTAAATGATGCAACTTTATTAGCAGACCAAGCCGGTTCTGATTTTTGGTGGAGCTGGGGTAATCTGAATTCTCTTGCACATTACAGATTGGCAAAATTTATTACCCGATTCACGGATTTTATTGTAAAAAATTTAGAAGAGTTCAACAAAAAAAAGAAACAGAATCTTTTTGAAAAAGGTACTGACCTGGCTTGGGGAACAAATGTTACTTTGTTAGGAATAACTTTACAGAATATTCTTTATAAAAAATTAACAAATGATTCCAAATACGATTCAGTTGCATCTTCACAGAGAGATTATATATTAGGAAAAAATCCGTGGGGTGTAAGTTTTGTATCGGGCTTTGGTAAGAATTACACGAAAAATTTTCATCACCAAATTTCTTTTTTGAAAGGGAAATTGCCCGGTGGCTTTTCAGCTGGTCCTGCAGCTAAAGCATTTGTAGATAAAGCAAAAATCAGTTATAATAAGCCAGATAAATATTTAAAATTTCAGACAGAAAATGATTATTACCGTGACGATAGAATGGATTATATTACAAATGAACCGACAATAACAGGAAATGCAACTGCCATATTCGTTTTTGGGAATTTGTCTTTTGGAAAGAAGAAATAA
- a CDS encoding glycosyltransferase, with protein MNNNNQKYQIALDNRELKPPNRNLGAEKLKVIFLSGIFSLFLIITIILTLPLTVLTWSGLFVYASIVSLVIFLFILLIRYFGTLFMAYFYIARYTVQEKEGFYPFISIIVPVFNEGVVLQHSIESLLDVDYPNYEIIIVNDGSTDDTAAIAEELVGHQRGRSGLIKISLINKPNSGKAKALNAGIQYSEAQFVLCMDGDSQLTPNSLRMAVRHFINPAVGAVAGNVKVQNRKHLLTDLQALEYLEGLNMPRSAQGFIQMVNIIPGPIGLFRKAALRDAGFYSSDTFAEDADITLKILAQNWKIVYEPNAIAFTEAPASIYQLLKQRYRWTRGILQAIRKHKRHLINPTVNFNNSIILWQMFYEALIWPTMNIFVNLYFIIVALFYGLSSFIFLWWMGIAVLDLMAAVYCIAAEKEEFRLVPYAIIYRVVFILLIDVTKAMATVEEFLGIRMIWGKLERTGLGGLPKTANNTAGVR; from the coding sequence GTGAATAATAACAATCAAAAATATCAGATAGCTCTAGATAACAGGGAGTTAAAACCTCCTAATAGAAATCTTGGAGCTGAAAAATTAAAAGTGATTTTCTTATCAGGTATTTTTTCTCTCTTCTTAATTATCACGATCATTCTAACTCTTCCGCTTACAGTATTGACTTGGAGTGGCTTGTTTGTTTATGCTTCTATCGTATCGCTAGTGATTTTCTTATTTATTTTATTGATAAGATATTTTGGTACACTATTCATGGCTTATTTTTATATAGCAAGATATACTGTTCAGGAAAAAGAAGGATTCTACCCGTTCATCTCTATTATAGTCCCTGTTTTTAATGAAGGAGTAGTTCTACAACATTCAATCGAATCTTTACTAGACGTTGATTATCCTAATTATGAAATAATTATTGTTAATGATGGCTCAACTGATGATACTGCTGCTATTGCTGAAGAACTTGTCGGTCATCAAAGAGGAAGAAGTGGATTAATTAAAATTTCCTTAATAAATAAACCTAATAGCGGTAAAGCAAAAGCTCTTAATGCTGGTATACAATATTCGGAAGCTCAGTTTGTATTGTGTATGGATGGTGATTCACAATTAACACCTAATTCATTGCGAATGGCTGTAAGACATTTTATAAATCCTGCTGTAGGTGCAGTTGCCGGAAACGTAAAAGTCCAAAATAGAAAACATCTTTTAACTGATCTTCAAGCACTTGAGTACTTAGAAGGACTAAATATGCCGCGAAGCGCCCAGGGCTTTATTCAAATGGTTAACATTATACCTGGACCAATCGGTTTATTTAGAAAAGCAGCATTGAGAGATGCCGGTTTTTATTCAAGCGATACATTTGCTGAGGATGCAGATATAACATTGAAAATCCTTGCCCAAAATTGGAAAATTGTTTATGAACCAAATGCTATCGCATTTACTGAAGCTCCTGCTTCAATTTATCAATTATTGAAACAAAGATATAGATGGACACGCGGTATATTACAAGCTATTAGAAAACATAAACGACACTTAATCAATCCAACAGTAAATTTTAACAATAGTATAATATTATGGCAAATGTTTTATGAAGCACTAATTTGGCCGACTATGAATATTTTTGTTAATCTTTATTTTATTATCGTAGCTTTATTTTATGGATTATCAAGTTTTATCTTTTTATGGTGGATGGGTATAGCCGTGCTTGATTTAATGGCGGCAGTTTATTGCATAGCTGCTGAAAAAGAAGAATTTCGATTGGTACCATATGCAATTATTTATCGTGTAGTATTCATTCTTTTAATTGATGTTACAAAAGCAATGGCAACAGTGGAAGAATTTCTTGGTATAAGAATGATATGGGGAAAACTCGAGCGAACCGGACTCGGAGGATTACCAAAAACAGCAAATAATACAGCCGGTGTCAGATAA
- a CDS encoding fibronectin type III domain-containing protein, with product MKLINYIKKFPQSILFLLLAITFGCVESITDTQTSTTPTIDVWSPKTNDTVKVGKNTINYQAADGSSGQGLSFYELYVNKTFVKKYTQNTDGTNPIIYLEVDSTLIHTRINYSLKVFNTIGKSKESKLQENIFVKDKLPIAPSNLLLTRINDFSVTLKWNDNSINETSFELWRKDLGNGTVIDYRKIKTLPVNTISTTDGNLSPYIDYFYKVRAVNESGLSDYSNEISTSSLPDGPWNLQAEATGTNLVRLTWVDFVVNELGFQIERTDPSTNNYKVLAITGPNVTEYIDNSVTASNSYKYRVAYFTQTTQSGYSNEVSISTYYTDVLPPTNLSAFLLSGPALKLTWTDNSKNLSKGTVIERKVEPDGQFIEIGSTASDVFEFTDRTIISGTTYSYRVRQKLGNKVYTPYSAILRFP from the coding sequence ATGAAATTGATTAACTATATTAAAAAATTTCCTCAGTCTATTCTTTTCCTTCTATTAGCAATTACATTTGGTTGTGTTGAATCAATTACTGATACTCAAACTTCTACCACACCGACAATTGATGTTTGGAGTCCAAAGACTAATGACACGGTTAAAGTCGGGAAAAATACGATTAATTATCAGGCAGCCGATGGTTCCAGCGGACAAGGACTTTCTTTTTATGAACTGTATGTAAATAAAACTTTTGTAAAAAAATATACACAGAATACCGATGGGACTAACCCTATAATCTATCTCGAAGTTGATTCAACTTTAATTCACACTCGAATTAATTATTCTTTGAAAGTTTTTAATACAATCGGTAAGTCTAAAGAAAGTAAATTACAAGAAAATATTTTTGTGAAGGATAAGTTACCGATTGCTCCTTCAAATCTTTTATTAACACGAATAAATGATTTCTCAGTTACTCTTAAATGGAATGATAATTCAATAAACGAAACCAGTTTTGAATTATGGAGAAAAGATCTTGGTAACGGTACAGTAATAGATTATAGAAAAATTAAAACACTCCCTGTAAATACAATTAGTACAACCGATGGCAATTTATCTCCATATATTGATTATTTCTATAAAGTTAGAGCGGTCAATGAATCCGGTCTTTCTGATTATAGTAACGAGATAAGTACAAGCAGTTTACCCGATGGTCCATGGAATTTACAAGCAGAAGCAACCGGAACAAATTTAGTACGATTAACATGGGTTGATTTTGTTGTTAACGAACTAGGTTTTCAAATTGAAAGAACAGATCCATCAACAAATAATTATAAAGTTCTTGCTATTACGGGCCCCAATGTTACTGAGTATATAGATAATTCTGTTACTGCTAGTAATTCTTATAAATATCGTGTAGCTTATTTCACACAAACTACTCAAAGTGGTTATTCAAACGAAGTATCTATTTCTACTTATTACACTGACGTTTTACCACCGACAAATTTAAGCGCTTTTCTTTTGTCGGGCCCTGCTCTAAAATTAACATGGACCGATAACAGTAAGAATCTTTCTAAAGGAACGGTGATTGAAAGAAAGGTAGAACCGGATGGTCAATTTATAGAGATCGGGAGTACGGCTTCAGATGTTTTTGAGTTTACCGATCGAACAATTATTAGCGGTACAACATATTCTTATAGAGTCAGGCAAAAGCTCGGTAATAAAGTTTATACACCATATTCAGCTATACTCCGATTTCCTTAA